The window GCAAGAGGGTGCGGCGTAATCACTCACCGTTGGCAGCCTGCTGCTCGGCCAAGAGTTGCTTCCACATTCGCCGCTGCTTGCGCCAATCGAGGACGGCGGCGATGGGGCGAAGATCGTGCTCGCGGATGGGGTCGCGGCCTTGAATGGTGCGGGGCAGGAACAGAACCTCCTCCTGGATGTCCGGGGCGAGGTTAAGGAGGTTCATGATCTGCGTGACGCGGGCGCGGGTGACGTGGCCCAGACGGGCCAAGTCGGCGTAGTCGGCCACCTCGCCGTCCTTCAGGAGACGCTCCAGGCGCAGGGCCAACGCCATGAGCCGGGAAACACGTGGAATGCTCCCCGGCTCGGTGGTCGCGGTCGGTGCTTCGCCGCGCTCGAGCACCTTTCGCCGTCCGCGTCCGTGCCGGAAATGCACCGCGCTGGTGATGGTGAGTCCTCGAGTCATACGGCCACCTCCTTCCGCCTGGCCTCCTCGACCAACGCGCCAATCCCCGTCGGGTGGAACGTCACCGAGACCGTTCCCTTCTCGCCGTCGTAGTCCACCCGCTCGACGAGAAGCTGCATCACGCGAACCTGCTCGCGGGGCGAGAGGCTTTCCCAAACCGGGTCGAAGAGCGCCAGCGCCCTGGCGGCCTCCTTCTCGTCCACCAGCTCCCGCCCGAGGGCGATGAGTTCCTCGCGGACCTGCGTGGCCCGCTGTTCGGCCGAGCGGATGCGGTCCTGGAGGTCCGCCATCCGGTCGGTCGCGGTCCCGTTGCGGCCGAGACGGCCTACCAGGTCGCGCATGTCGTCGTTGTCCCGCCGGAGGTCTCTCTCCAGCGCGGCCTGCTCGGCCTGGAGTTCCTCGACACGCCTTTGGGCCTGCTCCCGCGTTTGGCGGATGGTCTCAGCCACCACGGCCGGGTCGCGGCCCACGGCCCGCACCTGGTCCACCACGAACTTCTCAATCTCCGCCGCCGGGATGGACT of the Phycisphaerae bacterium genome contains:
- a CDS encoding recombinase family protein; protein product: SIPAAEIEKFVVDQVRAVGRDPAVVAETIRQTREQAQRRVEELQAEQAALERDLRRDNDDMRDLVGRLGRNGTATDRMADLQDRIRSAEQRATQVREELIALGRELVDEKEAARALALFDPVWESLSPREQVRVMQLLVERVDYDGEKGTVSVTFHPTGIGALVEEARRKEVAV